A section of the Pseudomonas fluorescens genome encodes:
- a CDS encoding LemA family protein produces MQAAQTIRWGWKAAALLLISSVLSGCGINKIPTLDEQVKAAWAQVQNQYQRRADLIPNLVEVVKGYAAHEQDTLTAVIEARAKATSIQVDASTLDNPEKLKQFQQAQEGLSGALSRLMVVSERYPDLKANQNFLALQSQLEGTENRISVARRDFIAAVQAFNTEIRTFPGRLWHSVMYSDLPVRANFEATSADADKAPQVKF; encoded by the coding sequence ATGCAAGCAGCACAGACTATTCGATGGGGCTGGAAAGCCGCGGCCCTGCTACTGATCAGCAGCGTGCTGAGCGGTTGCGGCATCAACAAGATCCCGACCCTGGACGAACAGGTCAAGGCGGCCTGGGCCCAGGTGCAGAACCAGTATCAACGGCGTGCCGACCTGATCCCCAACCTGGTGGAAGTGGTCAAGGGCTACGCAGCCCATGAGCAAGACACGCTCACTGCCGTGATCGAAGCGCGGGCCAAGGCGACCTCGATCCAGGTCGATGCCAGCACCCTCGATAACCCAGAAAAACTCAAGCAGTTCCAGCAGGCCCAGGAAGGCCTGAGCGGTGCCCTCAGCCGCCTGATGGTGGTGTCCGAGCGCTATCCGGACCTCAAGGCCAACCAGAACTTCCTGGCCCTGCAATCGCAGCTCGAAGGTACGGAAAACCGCATCAGCGTGGCCCGTCGTGACTTTATCGCCGCTGTGCAGGCCTTCAACACCGAGATCCGTACCTTCCCTGGCCGCCTGTGGCACAGCGTGATGTACAGCGACCTGCCGGTGCGCGCCAACTTCGAGGCCACCAGTGCCGATGCCGATAAAGCGCCGCAAGTGAAATTCTGA
- a CDS encoding TPM domain-containing protein, protein MTWRAGWLAALLLAVSLTAQAAPDFPALTGRVVDNAQMIDPPVRAQLSQQLQALEQTSGDQIVVVTVPDLQGLPIEDFGYQLGRHWGIGQKGKDNGALLIVARDERQLRIEVGYGLEGVLTDAQSWVIINQVIAPKFKAGNFTQGISDGVAAMIQVVGGEPLAVPAHVADPNFAKDNPAFSIGLFILLLVVLWLCNRMGLPVGAILLAILSSSGRGGGGGGGGGFRGGGGGFGGGGASGGW, encoded by the coding sequence ATGACCTGGCGTGCAGGGTGGCTGGCGGCGCTGCTGCTGGCCGTGAGCCTGACTGCTCAGGCGGCTCCGGACTTTCCGGCGCTGACTGGGCGTGTGGTCGACAACGCGCAGATGATCGACCCGCCGGTGCGTGCGCAACTGAGCCAGCAATTGCAGGCGCTGGAGCAAACCAGCGGCGATCAGATCGTGGTGGTCACGGTGCCCGACCTGCAAGGCCTGCCCATTGAAGACTTCGGTTATCAACTGGGCCGGCACTGGGGCATTGGCCAAAAGGGCAAGGACAACGGCGCGCTGTTGATCGTGGCCCGGGACGAGCGCCAGTTGCGCATCGAAGTGGGCTATGGCCTGGAAGGCGTGCTCACGGATGCGCAGTCGTGGGTGATCATCAACCAGGTGATCGCGCCCAAGTTCAAGGCGGGCAATTTCACCCAGGGCATCAGCGACGGCGTGGCGGCCATGATCCAGGTGGTCGGCGGTGAGCCGTTGGCCGTGCCGGCCCATGTGGCAGACCCTAACTTCGCCAAGGACAACCCGGCGTTCTCCATCGGCCTGTTCATTCTGTTGCTGGTGGTGTTGTGGCTGTGTAACCGCATGGGCCTGCCGGTGGGCGCCATTTTGCTGGCCATTCTCAGCAGCAGTGGGCGTGGCGGCGGAGGCGGCGGGGGTGGTGGCTTCAGGGGCGGCGGTGGCGGTTTTGGCGGCGGCGGGGCTTCGGGTGGCTGGTAA